The genomic region AGTTGGCTGTCTGCATGAATGGAATCTTGAACTTCAAGCCCGGTTGTGTGATTGCTTCTCCAACAGGATCACCAAACTGAGTGATGATAACCTGCTCGGTTTCGTGTACGATGTAGAACCCATCGATTGCTGTTAAAAACAGCACTAAACCAATTACGACGGCAATTATTCCTTTTGCTTGACTCATCTTAGTTACCTCCGTCGTTTTGATTAGTTGAACTGCGGGCTCCATCTAACTGAAGCTGAAGCAGTGGCAACACATTGTTTCCGTTTTGATCTGTAATAATCTTCTTACCCATTTTTGGTATGATATCTTCCATGGTCTCCAAAAAGATCCTTCGTTTTGTAACCTCCGGAGCTTTTATGTACTCGGAGTATAAATCGTTAAAGCGAGATACTTCACCCTCGGCTGTGTTCACACGCTCCGAAGCATAACCTTCAGCCCGCTGAATGGTTTCCTGGGCTTCCCCTCGTGCTCTTGGAATCACACGATTGTAATCGGCACGGGCTTGGTTAATCAACGTTTCTCTTTGCTGTTGTGCCTCATTAACTGCATTAAAAGAGGGCTTGACCGGATTCGGTGGATTGATATCCTGGAGAACCACCTGCTCGATGGTAATCCCCATTTCATATTCAGTAACCAGAGATTGAATGAGCTGTTGTACCTGTATAGATACTTCGGCACGGCCAACCGTGAGTACTTCGTTTACGGTACGATCACCTACAATTTGGCGCATCGCAGCCTCTGAAATATCTGATAAAGTAGATTCGGCGTTACGTACTTTAAACAGGTAGCTGTATGGATCATTGATTCGATATTGAACCACCCATTCCACATCAGCAAGATTCAAATCACCGGTTAACATTAGCGATTCGTCCTCATACCCTGCTTTCTGATATCGTGTTTGAACGCCGGCCTGAACCGTACGATATCCAAATTCTTGTTTTAGTTGTCGTTCTACGGGAACCAATTCCACCTGATCGATGAGTGGCAGTTTATAATTCAATCCCGGTTCAACGGTTTCTACAAATTTACCCAACCGCACTACAACTCCTACTTCTTCGGGATCAACCGTGAAGAAGGTAGAAAAGCCGAGCAGAGCAACAATCAATCCGCCAATAATAAGCCGGATGTTTTTTGAAATCTTCTCGAACTGCGGCGGTACATTAAAATCAAAATTTTGATCTTGAGCCATGTTCTGTTCTTTGTGATTAATATTATCAAAGCAACTCGCTGGCAGCCTGTTTTAATCGGTGCGAATTGCCTTATTCTTTTTTAAATCTTCAGGCATATGATAGTAGTATCATCCGCCAATTGATAGTTACTGAATTTCTGAACAGTCCGTTTTATTTCCTGTGCAATTTCATTAGCCGACAGGTTTTCTGTATCAATTGATTCTATCAGCCTCGGCACTTCATCAAAACCAAAACGTTCGCCTTTTTCATTCACTGCTTCCGGTAGTCCATCAGAATACAGGAGGAAGAAATCTCCTTTTTTCATGGTGATGGTTTCGGCATTGTATTTAACTCCCGCTCTCAGCCCCAATGGGAAAGCTGGAGCCGGCGTATGGATATATTCTGCAAGCCCGTTTCTCTTTAGAATGGGGCGGCAGTGTCCCGCATTGGCAATGCTCATTTTCATGGAATCAAAATCGTACCGAGCCAGTGCACAGGTGATGAATGTTCGTTTGTCTGTTCTCGAAAATATTGGTTCGGTAATCTGTGACAATACCTCGTCCGGCATATCTTCCTTCATTCTGGATAGCAGCAATCCACTGGTAAATACAGCCGGCATTGCCGCCCGCATTGCCTTACCGGAAACATCCACCACAACCATTGTCAATGCTGTCGCCTCTCCTTGTCCATTTTCTGAGAGCACGTAATCAAAGTAATCGCCGCCTACCTCAAACGAAGGTAGAAAAAATCCGTACACGTCAATTCCATCCGCTTTGGGGGGCTGAAGGGGCATCAGCTTATACTGACTTTCGCGAGCTATCTCAATTTCTTTTTCAACCCGAAGATGCTGGGCTATTCGTTCCTCATATTCCGGGATGTATCCGCCAACTTCGGAAACGGAAAATCCATATCGGTAGGCAATAAACCCATAAATCAACGGTCCCGCCAAAACAAATGCCTGAACCCAACTCACATAGGCTACTTCCATCGACTCAGAACCAATGTAAGGCTGAATCATGAAGAACACATTGAAAAACCATAAAGCGGTACATACACTAAGTAATCCAAACTCCCGGATTGCATAAATCAGGACAACGGCTATGCCCAGATAAATCGCAAGGTCTTCAAATACCGAGCCGCTTGTACCTATAAGACGCCCTAAAACGGTAATACAAATACCACTGAATATGATTGAGAGAATTCCAACCAACCAATCCCGCTTAACCCAATGATTAATGATTGAATACACAAAGCCTATCTGTGCAACACACACCAACCAGGTAACCGTCATCGCACTCATATTAATAGTCAACAGCCTGGGTTTAATACTTGCCTCTGCAAAACCAAACTGGCTGTCGATTTGGATCAGGTAATCTCCCATTAAATATATTAAGGCGGACATGATCCCGATGAGAATCCCCCCAACCGCAAAACCGTGGATAATACCGGCTCCGGTTTCACTGATAAAAAACTTTCGCTGCCATAAGGCATCAATTACATCAACCTGATTTTGTTTTTGAGAACGGGCCAGTGCTTCCCAGCTTATATAGGCCAGTGAGCCATACAGCCCAACCACCAAAGCAAATAGCACGCTGTTTATGGTAGCCCCAAATAAACCTGCGTTACTCAGAAAGTCATTAAATGTGTAATAGAAGAAAATGGCACGCCAGCCATAGGTGGTTAAAGCCACAACTATGAAGATTACAAGAGCGCGTCTCCATTCTACTTTTCCTTTAAAAATGTTTTGAACCCCAACCGTAAAGACCAGAATTGCAAGGATAAATAAAGCTACAAACAGAGCATATGAAAAGTATAAATCACTATCGTCTTCAATTGACGTACTGGCTTGCAAGTTTTCGGGCTCAAACTGGTTCATTGCTGCAAACGACTCAATACTGAACCCAAATTCGGTCCTGAATCCGGATTCATTATCAATTTCCCGAACCACGGGCTTGAGATTCAGTGATAGTAACTCGGGCGTATCCGTTACATCTTGCTTCCTTTCCCAGGTAATATCGAGGGTATTAGCACCCCCATTTTCCAGAACAACCCTGTCATTCCGCTCTTCCAGGATTTCAAAAGTGGAATCATCTGAATTTTCTTCTACGATTTCATATTTATCGAGGTCATATCCTAACGTATTTCCTACCAGCTCGTTTGCAATCGCTAACAGAGAATCGCCTTGTAAAAAGGTGGGATTTGGGTTTTCATCATGAGCGTTTAGTCGAATCACCCGCCCCGAGTTAGAAACATTTAGCTGGAGCCGGCCAACATCATCAAATAACTGTCCCGTTGAGGCGAACATACCGTTATTTCTATTTTTGCTGCCTATAATCGTTTCCCAGCTTTGGATGTGCACGTTTGCTTTGTTCAGCTTTGCCGGATTTGTTTCCTCCGTCAACGTGTCTTGCAGGGTTTTCAGGTATTTGAGATGCTGTTTACGCATCGTCATCATGGCGAGAGAATCGGTGGAGAACCCAAGCCGGGGTGCAATATCCGCAAGCCGCTCCTCAACAGTTTCTTTGCTTTCTGATATGGGACCAGCCGCATAGAATTCAATATCGGGACGGACAAGAAAATAGCTCGCCAACCCGGCTAATCCACAAAAAAGTAATATAAAAGTACGTCGGTTTAACAACGAAATGCGCCCTAATTAATCTTGTGTCATTAAAAAATGACCGGAGTTAACAGTAATAAAAGAAGCTACGATTTTTTGAAGGCTTTGTTACTAACCTTTTGACCCAATTTGCATTAAATCAGTTATTGGATCCCTGTTCCCGAATAAACTCAATTTTAAAGACGCTTCCTTTTGTCTTTGAGCTTTCCATAATTTCGAAGTCACCTTCCAGCTGGCCGGCCAATGTTTTAATGAGTGTTGAACCCAATGAGTCAGAATCCGTGAACTTATCGATTTCGAAACCTTGCCCTGTATCAGAGATGATCATCTTTATTTTGCCGTCCTCTTCAGTCATCTTCACATTAATCTTGCCATCTTGCTGACCTTTAAAAGCGTGCTTGAAAGCATTCACAATTAGCTCATTAATAAGCAGTGAACAAGGAATAGCCTGATTGATACTAAGAGAAATCGGATCTACTTCCGCAGAAAGTTTAATATTCTTTTGGCCATTCATGTGCATACTGCTAATGGCCTGCAGTAAGTCGTTTACATATTTATCATAATCAATGTAGGCCAGCGATTCACTTTCATAAAGCATTTCGTGCACTAAAGCTATCGACTGAATCCGCATTTGGCTGTCGCTGAGTGCTTTCTCTACCTCGGTATTCTTGGCGTTATAACTTTGCAGTTGAAGCAGGCCTGAAATGACCGCAAGATTATTTTTTACCCGGTGGTGAATTTCTGCAAGCATCACCTCTTTTTCTTTAAGGGAACCCCGAATTTCTTCTTCCTGCTTCTTGCGCTCCGAAATATCACTGGCCACCGAAACCGTCCCCACCTTATTCCCTTGCGTATCCATTAGCTCTGCTTCAGAAAATAAAACCGACAGTAAATGTCCGTCTTTGTGGACCAGCGAAAACTCAAATGACTTTTTGTCCTTTCGGTTTTGCTCATATTCCTTCCTCATCCCTTTCATATTATAGAAATCTCTGATCGGGCGGTGTGTCATTTCTTCTACCCGATATCCCATAAGGTTGGCGGCAGCAGAATTAACCCTGATCAGGGTGCCATTGTTATCCGTTACAAACAACGCTTCCTGTATAGATTCAATAATATTGTCAACATATGCTTTGGAGACGGTCTTTTTTTGAAGTCCGGCTGCCATGGAGTTAAATGCCTCAGAAAGTTCTCCGATCTCATCTTTGGAAGCCACTTCTATCCTTTCATCCAACTTTCCCTCACCCAATTTCTTGGCAGTAGCGCTTAACCTCGCCAGGGGATTTGCTATAGATCTGTAGATATACACAGCCAGAACAATAGCCAGCAATACGGAACTGAGTGTTGCTATATAATTTATTAGCTCCGCTCTTTCCAGTGAGTTCGTAAGCTGAACGTTCCGTTGTTCCTGAATGGACAACACAAAACTTCGAAGCTGAGTTATTTCCGGAATGATGTTATTACGGAAATAAGGTTCAATTGAATTGATGAACATGATGTTAGCCTGGGCAAAGTCCTCTTCTCCAAGATCTAACCACTGTTCTGCTATCGATTTGTACACTTCGTAGCTCATCAACAGCTCATTCACATCCTCCGGCAATCTTTGATCCTGAACTAGCAGATCTTCCAGTTTTGCATAGGCCGTTTCAAATTGCTTCAGCTCTCCTTCAAATTGTGAGATAAGCTCTACTACAGCCGGAAGCTCCTGTACGGTATCGTAGTTTTTTTCTACCACCAGGGCTTCTCTTATTCCGTTTAAAAAGATCAGGCTTTGGAATAAGCTGCGCTCCATTTCCCCGGTATAAATTACAACTTCGGATGCCTCATTAACCGATCGTAGCTGTTCCTGTCTAATTTCCGATGTAAATTGATCAGAAATAAACCCAACAACAGCCAGCAATAAACTGATGCAAATAAAGCCAATTATAATTTTTGTACCGAGTCTCAAGGCCAATAAAAATTAAAGAGTTGAACGCCTTCCATTATAGAGATTCCATGCAGGAATCTCTATAATGTTAAAATTAAAAAAGACTCATGTAACGTTTGGCGCCAAGCTTAGAAAGAGAGCAACTCTTCTATCTTGCCTGCAATCTTATCGGTTGTTGGCAGCACTGAGTTCATCAGGTTAACATTATAAGGAACAGGGATATCGGGCATGGTTATACGCTCAACCGGTGCATCCAGGTAGGTGAAGGCTTCGCGCACAAGAACGGCTGCAATCTCCGCCCCGAACCCGGCCGTTTTGTTATCCTCATGGACAATCAAGCAACGGTTTGTTCGGCGAATGGAATCTAAAACAGCTTCCTTATCCCAGGGCATTAATGTTCTGAGGTCAAGCACATCTGCAGAAACTCCCAGTTCTTCAACGGCGGCTTCACTTCGTTCACACATAGCTCCCCATGTAACAATGGTAAGCTCCTCTCCTTCTCTCAGCTTTTTTGCTTTTCCAAAAGGTACAATAAAATCGTCGCCCGGATATGGTTTGCGGGCATACTTTGCGTCTAATAAATTCCTGTGCTCGAAAAAGACCGTTGGGTTATTACTTCTCATGGCTGACCTCAATAAACCAACCGCGTCTTCAGCGTTGCTGGGCATGGCAACCTGCCACCCTATAGCATGGGTGAAAAATACTTCGTTACTCATGCTGTGCCATGGGTCTCCACACTTGGCAAAACCACCGGGCATACGAACTACAATGGGCGCAGCAAATCGGTTCGCTGTTCTCCAGCGCGTTGTCCCGCAATTGTTGAGCTGCTCTGTTGCCGGATCTGCATATTTCCTGAACTGAATTTCAGCGACAGGCATTAAGCCTGAATATGCCAAACCTACGGCCCGACCGATAATCCCTTCTTCCGAAAGGCTGGTGTCAAACACCCGATCCTCTCCAAATTCAGACTGTAGATCCATTGTGGCTGCATGAACACCTCCTTTCATTCCAACATCTTCCCCAAAAACCATCACTCTGGGGTTGGTTTCCAGCTCATACTTCAGCGTTCGGCGGATCGCTTCCACAATGTTAATGCGCTGCTTTTCAGGCTTCGCTTCTTCAGACGACTCCGGAAACTCGTGTCCTTCAACAGCAAGCCCGCCAATGGTCTGAATTTCATCTTCTGCAAAAGCAAACTTTTCGGTTTGGGATGTATCCGGCTGTGGACGGTTCAAGGCTGCTTCTGCCGCTTCTTCAATAGTATCTTTAGCCTTCTTCTCCCAGTTCTTCCAGGTTTTTTCGGTGATTTGATCCGGAACCATATAGGCTTTCAGTTTTTCAAGCGGATCATTTTCTTTCTCTTTCTTGATTAACTTCTCATCCTTATACGCTTGATTATCCTGGTAGGAATGTCCGTTTAGCCTTGGCACTGTTAAACGAATAAGGGCCGGGCCTTTTCTTCCCCGAACATAATCCACAGATTCTTCCAGCAGGGAAGCAGCTTCTTCCGGATCGGTTCCGTCACCGTCATAGATTTTCAGGTTGTTAAAAGACTGAAGGTTGTTGCTGATTTTACCACCCGGCGTCTGATATTCGCTTGTTACAGAAATACCATATCCATTGTCTTCAATATAAAACAACACTGGCAGGTTCTGGGTGGTGGCAATTGTCAATGCCGACCAAAATCCATTGGTGGCTACCGATCCATCACCACCTAAAATTACAGAAATAGCTTTTTCGTACTCTTTTTCTTCGAGCACATTTTTACGGTACTCAATTCCCTGAGCCCAACCAATGGCAGGTGTATATTGGGAACCTACGTCCCCGGCCATCGGCAACACTTTGGGGCCGTCGGCATCCGGTTTATTACAAACCACTCCGATATCACGTCCGTCACTGTAACCTCCCGATTTACCCATGGGAGCCGCCATAGCATCTTCTTCTGAAAGCCCAAGTGTTAGCAGCAAAGGACGGGAACGGTAATATGCACTGGCTGAGTCGTGCTTATTGGTAAGCAGCTTTCCTAATAAAATCTGACCAAGCTCATGCCCACGAGCAGAAAACTGATACAGTACTTCTTTATTGGGAACCAGCTCATTTTCCTCCTTATCGTCCATTGCTCTTGAGGTAAGCATGAGCCGTGCGACGTCTTTCCAGTCAACGTCTTTAGTTGTTTTATTCTTCTTTTTAGATGCCGTTTTTTTCTTGGCCATAAATAAAGTTCTTTACTGCTTACTTCTTAGTTACTTCTAAAAATGATTGTTCAAAATGGTCCATTTCTTCTGAAAGACCCACCGTAATCCTGATGCAATTTGGCAATCCAAAAGCATTGATTCGGCGCAAGATTACTCCCTTTTCCAACATATTCTGGGTGAATTCTATAGCTTCCTCTTCCGATGGAAGAACCATCATCACGGAGTTTGAAATTGATTTTACGTAGTTAACATTTTGTTCATCAAAAAACCTGTACAACCGCTGCTTACTTTCTTCAACAACATCAATACTTTTCTGCAGAAACTCCTGATCGTTGTATGCAGCAAGTGCGGCCGCCTGGCCGAGTGTAGTGGGCTCAAAAGTGAGTTTTGTTTTCATCATATTGCTAATGAGTTCTTCATTGGCAATAGCATATCCCACTCTGAATCCGGCCAATCCGTACGCCTTCGAAAAAGTTCTCAATACAATGATATTGTCGTAGTCATAATCCAGAGCTTGCGGGTAATCCTCAACGCCCTTTGTGTACTCAAAGTAAGCCTCATCCATTACCACAAGCACATCTTCCGGCACTTGTTGCATAAACCATTCAAATTCTTCTTTATTGATATAAGTACCTGTAGGGTTATTGGGATTGGCAATATACACCATTTTGGTATGCTCATCGATAGCATTGGCAATGGCTTTTACATCATACCGGTAATCCGAAGTCATGGGGATTCGCTTCAAGTGAACCCCTCTAACCCCAATCTGCACAAAAAACCCTACAAAGGTTGCATCGGCTGTTACGGCATTTTCTTTATTGAGGAAAAACGTTTTACAGAGAATAGAAATAATACTTTCTGATCCGGACGCGAGTAATACATTTTCACTGTTTACTCCATTTCTTTCAGCAATGGCAGCTCGAAGTTTCCGGGCAACCGGGTCCGGGTAATCCTGAATTTCTTTAAACGCCTTATCGATTGCGTTTTTAACTTTTGGACTACATCCCAGTCGGTTCTCGTTGGAAGCAAGTTTGGCTATTCTTGTTGGTTTGTATAAGTCTGCTACTTCTGCAATAGTCTTACCCGCAACATAGGGTTTTAGCGTTTCTATATTACTGGGTACTAACGGTTTACCAGTTTTTGTAGTCATTAAGCCTTAACTTACTATTTAGGATTTCTAACAGTGTGGAAATTTACCACTAAAAAAGCGCTTTTTCCAAGCTCGCGCCAACTTATCCGAACTATTTGTAAATGCATTTGTTTGAATCATTAAATCTAACAACAAAAATACCAACGTATTAATGAGTAAGACGATTTTAGTTACCGGTGCCAGCCGCGGTATAGGATATGAAACTGCACGAAAGCTGGCTTCAGAAAATCACACAGTTATTGCTACTGCCCGTTCACAAGATAAGCTACAGGAACTTTCAAATACTGCAGAGAACGGAAAAATCATAACTGTTGCGGCTGACCTTACGAAGCCGGAAGACATTACCAAAATCGCTGCTGCTGTAGAAAAAGCTAAAGGCCTGGATGGGTTAATAAATAATGCCGGGGCTGTTCATCGGCAAGCTTTTATGGATACCGACATCGAAGTATTTAAAAAGCTCATGGATGTGAATGTGTATGGAATTGTTCGTCTCACTCAAGCACTGAAGGCACATCTCAGGAAGGGAAGTCATATTCTCAATATTTCCAGTATGTCGGGATATCAGGGCAGTTTAAAATTTGGGGGATTATCTGCTTATGGTGCCGCAAAAGCTGCTGTTGTTGGTCTATCTGAAGTGTTGAGTGCCGAATTCACTGAAGATAATATTGCCGTTAATTGTTTATGTATAGGAGCAGTACAAACCGAAATGCTGGAAAATGCCTTTCCCGGCTTTGAAGCTCCGGTTTCTCCACAACAAATGGGAAGCTATATTGCGAACTTTATCCTAACCGGGCACCAATTTTATAACGGAAAAGTATTACCGGTAGCATTAAATGATCCGGGTTAGTACAGTATGGTATTGGCATTTATTATTTACTAACTTCGGTAAAATCTAAAATTCTATGAGACTATAATGCGTACATTTTCAGCACTCTTTCTTTGCATCACGATCATCTTTTCAGCATCCGAAGCAACCAAAGGTCAAACCATTGAGCTTTTGGCCGGCAATACATTGAACGGAGCTGTAAACGGAACTCTTTTAGGAGGGGCAACGATGGCTTTAAATAATAGCTCTGATTTTGCTCCATTACGTGTTGGGGTTGGCCTTGGAACTTTATATGGGGTTGGTGTGGGAGCTTACGACATTGCCTCTTCAGGAGGGCAGCAACTGATTGTGCAGGGTTTATTTAATGATGGCAACAACACCAGCATTATTGTTTTGCTGGATACTTTTTATGGAGCAGCTGCCGGTGCCGTGGTTACAACATCCGTGATGTTGGTTGCCAATGAGCCGTTAGTAGAAGGATTGCAATATGGGGCCGGTATTGGAGCATGGGTAGGTTTCGGAGTAGGACTCATTGATGCATTTGCTCTTTCAAAACGAGTTACTCCTACATCCACTGCAATGAAAAGCTCTGTTCCTAATGCTGATGGATTAGTAGGCATTCAATTCAATAATAAAACCAGCCTTGGTTTAGTTTCTCCGGCCATAACCACAACCTATCAAACAACCGATAGCGGATTATCACGCAAATTCAACCCTTCTGTAAACTTCGTTAACCTGAAAGTTAATTTTTAGGCTCAGCCAGTTTTTTAATGATCGCCTTCGTTGTTTCCATATGTCCGGATAAGGAGTGATGCAGGCCATCCGGTAGGTAGTTCCAGGCATTAGGCTCACCTTCTCCCATTCGTTTTGCCGAAGCATCCACTATTGCCCCTTGCTTACCGGAAACTAAATCCTGCACCGGACCTAAGTCCTCCGGTTTGATAGTGAAGTCATAAAGCAGATTCTCTTCCAGCATTTCATCAATAACAGGAGCAGGTGTAATCCAAATCAGCGGGTTTTCCACTCTTGATTCCAATACTGATTGGATGGTTTCTATATTCTCCCAGGTTTCTGAAAGAGGTAATAAGGTGCGATCGGGAGCAATATTTAACCGCTGTGCATCAAAAGTGCCTAATGCTACAATCACCCAATCCGGTTCATGAACCACTACATCGCGATCAACACGTCGTAGAGCTTCTGCCGTTGTATTGTAAGAAACACCCGCGTTAATGAAATTGAAGTTGGCTTTTTCCACCGATATTTCCAGTACATGCTTCAAAATGGTAAACCAGCCCTGTGCATCTTCTGTATTTGAGTCTCCAAAGGCTACGATGGTTTCATCTCCATCCATTGGGAGTTTATCCAGGCAATCTACAATTTCATCTTCCTTAAGAATCTCCAGTGCAGCCTGCCGGGCATTTTCGTCATAATTCTCTCTGTACTCTTTGAGCTCTTCTTCTGTAATTCCAAATAAACCGGCTTCCGATTTTACATCATTTTTACCGGGGAAAAGAGGAATTCGTTTTGTAATGTGATAGAAAGGCAGCATAAACTGCTCCAGAATTCCTTTTTCTTCGTCCGTCGCTTTTTTATTTGCCATTTTATTATCTGTATTCTTTTATAAGTTTGTCTGCTAATTTCTTAACACCGGTACCTGCATTCTCTTTATAGTGCTCCCATCCGTCAAAATCATAAAGTTGAGGGTCGGAGGGATCAATGATGTATTTAGGGATATGTGTTTTTGCATAATCAATCAATCCTGCGGCCGGATAAACCACTAAAGAAGTACCCACCACAATAAGAATATCAGCTGTAGAAACTTCGATGGCGGCAGGTTCTATCATCGGTACCATTTCGCCAAACCAAACTACATGCGGTCGTAGCTGAGCTCCATCCTTTGCGGTATCTCCCCATTTAATGGGGTCAGCACCAATATCGATTACGACAGATTCATCCTCAACACTTCGGGCTTTTGTAAGCTCTCCGTGTAAGTGCAGAACCTGAGTGGAGCCGGCTCGTTCATGTAAATCGTCAACGTTTTGGGTAACTACAGAGACATTAAAATGATCTTCAAGATCTGCTAATGCTTTGTGAGCTGAGTTGGGTTTGGCTTCCGCAGCTTGTTTTCGTCTGAGGTTATAAAATTCGAGAACGTTTTCGGGATCTTTATTCCAACCTTGTATAGAAGCCACTTCGTTGACGTCGTATCCTTCCCAAAGTCCACCGGAATCCCTGAATGTAGAAAGGCCGCTCTCTGCACTAATTCCGGCCCCGCTAATTACTACGATCTTTGGATCAGGCATTCACCATTGAAAGTTTAAACCAAGAACTGTCCATTTTATACTCTTCTACCACATCAGCATTGCCACCATACTTATACGTTTGCATGATAGTGTTAACTTCATCCTGTAACGTTTTGATAGCATTTTGAATCAGTTCATTATTAAATCCCTGATCTCCAAGGTTGAGTGTAAATTCCATAGAAATAATGCGGCCTAATGCTCTGCCAAGTTCTACCAACTTACGTTGTGGCATTTTTGGATCAAGCTCGAAGTTCAACCGCTCTTTAAAATATTCCGAAGAGCGTGAAGTGAGGTGGAATTCACTCAGGAAATCATGAAGATTATTGTTCTTCAGCTTTCGCATCATCTTCAACACCGACTCACTAATTTGTTGATATAGAATGTCATTAGAGCCTTCGAAAATTTGAAACGGGCGGCTGTCAATAACCGAACGGCCGGCAATGCTATCCAATCGGTAGCCCATGGCTCCTTTCAATTGTAATAGTGATTGTGATGCCCGTTGCATGTAATCCGTGACAAGTGCCTTAATAGCGTTGGCCTCCAGATCCATTCTGGATGTATTTTTTTCTAGCGGGATGTTAGAACTGGTAAAGTTGCACATAGCCGAACAGACTGTAAAATAAGCCTGAATTTCAGAAAGCCGGTTTTTAACCTGATCATAATTGATCAGGCTTTGTCCACCTACAAACCGCTCTTTGCAGTGCTCCATGGCTTCATCCATCATACGACGAAGGAAACCCATCCCCATTCCGGGAAACTGAAGCCGGCTTCGGTGAAGAAGGTCCAGCATCATGGTAACCCCTGTGCTCTTGGGCTGGAGCTTGTGAGATTCATCAACTTTTATATCAATTTTGTTTTTGCCATAAGGCAGCATGTAAAGCCCAAGATTGTTGTAGTATTCTTCTACTTCAATACCTCCATTTCGGGTATCGTGTATAAAGAAAGATATATCCCGGCCCAAATCGCCTTTGTCGTTCATATTTCGTGCTGTGATCAACCAGTAATCTGCCATACCGGTAAGCCCACCCCAGTGTTTGGTGCCCTCAATTTTATAGGTATCATCGCCGATTTTCTGATAGGAAGTTTGCATCTTCAATGCATCTGATCCAAAATCAGGCTCGGTAATCATCAAGCCACCCAGTTTATTGGAATTTATTACTCGATTGAAGATATCTTTCTTAACCTCTTCATTTGCATAGTTTGCCACAGGCTGAAGAAATAATGCTCCATTTATCCCCATCATAAGGGACAAAGGTAAAGACTCGTAAGAGCTGGCTTCCAGCATTGCGAGTGCTTCAGCAGTGTGACCGCCATAGCCACCGTATTCAGATGGGATAAAAGCACCCAGAGGAGATAAATCCATAATCTCTTTTAACGTGGATTCTTCAATTCCTCGTACCAGTGTATTTTCTTCCGCTTCACTACTCTGTGAAAAAATATCGAATAGCTTTTGTTTGTAGTTTTTCAGGAATTTTTGGAAATCCGTAGCCATAACTTC from Gracilimonas sp. harbors:
- a CDS encoding transketolase C-terminal domain-containing protein, which gives rise to MAKKKTASKKKNKTTKDVDWKDVARLMLTSRAMDDKEENELVPNKEVLYQFSARGHELGQILLGKLLTNKHDSASAYYRSRPLLLTLGLSEEDAMAAPMGKSGGYSDGRDIGVVCNKPDADGPKVLPMAGDVGSQYTPAIGWAQGIEYRKNVLEEKEYEKAISVILGGDGSVATNGFWSALTIATTQNLPVLFYIEDNGYGISVTSEYQTPGGKISNNLQSFNNLKIYDGDGTDPEEAASLLEESVDYVRGRKGPALIRLTVPRLNGHSYQDNQAYKDEKLIKKEKENDPLEKLKAYMVPDQITEKTWKNWEKKAKDTIEEAAEAALNRPQPDTSQTEKFAFAEDEIQTIGGLAVEGHEFPESSEEAKPEKQRINIVEAIRRTLKYELETNPRVMVFGEDVGMKGGVHAATMDLQSEFGEDRVFDTSLSEEGIIGRAVGLAYSGLMPVAEIQFRKYADPATEQLNNCGTTRWRTANRFAAPIVVRMPGGFAKCGDPWHSMSNEVFFTHAIGWQVAMPSNAEDAVGLLRSAMRSNNPTVFFEHRNLLDAKYARKPYPGDDFIVPFGKAKKLREGEELTIVTWGAMCERSEAAVEELGVSADVLDLRTLMPWDKEAVLDSIRRTNRCLIVHEDNKTAGFGAEIAAVLVREAFTYLDAPVERITMPDIPVPYNVNLMNSVLPTTDKIAGKIEELLSF
- the hisC gene encoding histidinol-phosphate transaminase; its protein translation is MTTKTGKPLVPSNIETLKPYVAGKTIAEVADLYKPTRIAKLASNENRLGCSPKVKNAIDKAFKEIQDYPDPVARKLRAAIAERNGVNSENVLLASGSESIISILCKTFFLNKENAVTADATFVGFFVQIGVRGVHLKRIPMTSDYRYDVKAIANAIDEHTKMVYIANPNNPTGTYINKEEFEWFMQQVPEDVLVVMDEAYFEYTKGVEDYPQALDYDYDNIIVLRTFSKAYGLAGFRVGYAIANEELISNMMKTKLTFEPTTLGQAAALAAYNDQEFLQKSIDVVEESKQRLYRFFDEQNVNYVKSISNSVMMVLPSEEEAIEFTQNMLEKGVILRRINAFGLPNCIRITVGLSEEMDHFEQSFLEVTKK
- a CDS encoding SDR family oxidoreductase; its protein translation is MSKTILVTGASRGIGYETARKLASENHTVIATARSQDKLQELSNTAENGKIITVAADLTKPEDITKIAAAVEKAKGLDGLINNAGAVHRQAFMDTDIEVFKKLMDVNVYGIVRLTQALKAHLRKGSHILNISSMSGYQGSLKFGGLSAYGAAKAAVVGLSEVLSAEFTEDNIAVNCLCIGAVQTEMLENAFPGFEAPVSPQQMGSYIANFILTGHQFYNGKVLPVALNDPG
- a CDS encoding GDSL-type esterase/lipase family protein, whose translation is MANKKATDEEKGILEQFMLPFYHITKRIPLFPGKNDVKSEAGLFGITEEELKEYRENYDENARQAALEILKEDEIVDCLDKLPMDGDETIVAFGDSNTEDAQGWFTILKHVLEISVEKANFNFINAGVSYNTTAEALRRVDRDVVVHEPDWVIVALGTFDAQRLNIAPDRTLLPLSETWENIETIQSVLESRVENPLIWITPAPVIDEMLEENLLYDFTIKPEDLGPVQDLVSGKQGAIVDASAKRMGEGEPNAWNYLPDGLHHSLSGHMETTKAIIKKLAEPKN
- a CDS encoding NAD-dependent deacylase, whose amino-acid sequence is MPDPKIVVISGAGISAESGLSTFRDSGGLWEGYDVNEVASIQGWNKDPENVLEFYNLRRKQAAEAKPNSAHKALADLEDHFNVSVVTQNVDDLHERAGSTQVLHLHGELTKARSVEDESVVIDIGADPIKWGDTAKDGAQLRPHVVWFGEMVPMIEPAAIEVSTADILIVVGTSLVVYPAAGLIDYAKTHIPKYIIDPSDPQLYDFDGWEHYKENAGTGVKKLADKLIKEYR